From Xenopus tropicalis strain Nigerian chromosome 3, UCB_Xtro_10.0, whole genome shotgun sequence, the proteins below share one genomic window:
- the amigo2 gene encoding amphoterin-induced protein 2: MSLYCRSSSTKLTINKTNWKDIAYVLLLLISIFHGASGTCPPVCICASDIVSCTNKNLSVVPRTHFKFIRKLDLSYNKIGFLDPDWFPFLLEKLDTLILNHNTVSSISTGSFSTIPNVRYLDLSSNNLRTLSNPVFQELKMLEVLLLYNNQLTHIDSGAFGGLHKLQKLYLSGNVLTQFPVDLFVGRSKLTELVLLDMSYNKIQVVPVQQISLIPARQLSGIYIHENTFVCDCALNSMLNFWYHRHFSPVVDFKNDYSCILSSDLKTKLLLIQESFLNCSENTVNESFHAYGFLYEAQVGERLVVHCDSKIIDAGTQFIWVSPDNRTLEPDIKTDHFHVFYNGSLEIEDAQIGDSGVYSCIAINKKSLLNETIDIRITVSNFTTNKSQSHEAFNTAFTTLAACVVSIVLVLLYLYLTPCRCWCKSKKKKRKPNQSSAHSSILSTTPSHDPTNERKSSTGKRVVFLEPVKETEQGQNGKVRLIQTENLTAESILKTTRSKLDSDSISSVFSDAPFIASV, translated from the coding sequence ATGTCTCTCTATTGTCGTTCCTCGTCAACAAAACTTACAATTAACAAAACAAACTGGAAAGATATAGCGTATGTATTACTGTTGTTAATAAGCATCTTTCACGGTGCTTCAGGGACATGTCCTCCAGTTTGTATATGTGCCAGCGACATAGTGAGTTGCACTAACAAGAACTTATCTGTCGTACCCAGGACACATTTCAAATTTATACGAAAACTGGATTTAAGCTACAATAAAATTGGATTTTTGGACCCAGACTGGTTTCCATTTTTGCTTGAGAAATTGGACACTTTAATATTAAACCATAACACTGTTAGCAGCATCTCTACTGGAAGCTTCTCCACCATTCCAAATGTAAGGTACCTTGATTTATCATCAAACAACCTGAGAACACTAAGTAATCCTGTTTTTCAAGAACTAAAAATGCTGGAAGTCCTTTTGCTTTATAACAATCAGCTCACACATATTGACTCTGGTGCCTTTGGGGGACTACACAAATTGCAGAAATTATACTTAAGTGGCAATGTTCTGACACAGTTCCCTGTGGATTTATTTGTTGGGAGGAGCAAGCTTACAGAACTGGTACTCTTGGACATGTCCTACAATAAAATTCAAGTTGTACCTGTCCAGCAAATTAGCTTAATTCCTGCCAGGCAACTTAGTGGAATATACATTCATGAAAATACTTTTGTCTGTGACTGTGCTTTAAATTCAATGTTAAATTTTTGGTATCATAGACACTTTAGCCCTGTAGtggattttaaaaatgattatagtTGTATTTTGTCATCAGATCTTAAGACCAAATTGCTGCTTATTCAAGAGAGCTTTCTAAATTGCTCTGAGAACACTGTGAATGAATCTTTCCATGCTTATGGCTTTTTGTATGAGGCTCAGGTTGGGGAAAGGCTGGTTGTGCATTGTGACAGTAAAATAATTGATGCTGGCACTCAGTTCATCTGGGTGAGTCCTGACAACAGAACACTGGAACCAGATATCAAAACTGATCATTTTCATGTGTTTTACAATGGAAGTCTAGAAATTGAAGATGCACAAATAGGGGATTCTGGGGTTTACTCGTGTATTGCAATAAATAAGAAGAGTCTGCTTAATGAAACCATAGACATTCGAATTACTGTGAGCAATTTCACAACAAACAAATCTCAGTCTCATGAAGCATTTAACACAGCTTTTACTACACTTGCTGCTTGCGTGGTCAGCATAGTTCTGGTGCTTCTGTACCTTTATCTCACACCCTGTAGGTGTTGGTGTAaatcaaaaaagaagaaaaggaaaccCAATCAAAGCAGTGCTCATTCCTCAATCTTAAGCACCACACCATCGCATGATCCCACAAATGAACGCAAGTCCAGTACTGGCAAGCGGGTGGTGTTTTTAGAGCCAGTCAAAGAAACAGAACAAGGACAGAATGGAAAAGTAAGGCTAATACAAACAGAAAATCTCACTGCAGAAAGCATTTTAAAGACCACACGCTCAAAATTAGACTCAGATTCTATCAGTTCGGTTTTCTCTGATGCTCCTTTTATTGCATCTGTGTAA